ATGACAACCTATTACACCGCTCAATTTCTGATTGCACTCAGCCTTCGATCGTTTGCAATCGATAACAGCCAGACGATTGTTAAAACAAGTAGTCATTTATAAAGGAGTGATTAAAATGAAAACCGTGTATGACTTTCAGGTAAAAATGTCAAATGGCGAGAAGAAATCATTACATGAATATGAGGGCAGGCCGTTAATTATTGTCAATACTGCCAGTAAATGCGGGTTTACCCCCCAATTTAAAGGACTGCAGAACTTATATGATACATACAAGGATCAAGGGTTGGAAATACTAGGTTTTCCATGTTCTCAGTTCAACAACCAGGAATTTGAACAAATTGAAAAGACAACGGAGTTTTGCCAGATTAACTACGGAGTAACCTTCCCCATCTTTGCAAAAATTGACGTAAATGGTCCGTTCTCCGATCCTTTATTCAAATATTTAAAGGAACAAAAGACAGGACTTTTATCCCCTCGAATCAAATGGAATTTCACAAAATTTCTTGTGGACCGTAACGGCCAAGTGATAAAACGCTATGCACCAACAGCAGATCCAAGCAGCATGGAAGATGATTTAAAAAAATTATTGTCTTAATCGTGAATGAACGGACAAAAACCACATCCTCAAAAAATGTGGTTTTATCCGTTTAAAAAATATAGTTTTTTTCGTAAATTAAGGTCGTAAAACGATTGATTAAGATACAAGAATTTAGTTCGTCTGTACATAAAAACATTTTTCCGATATACTAATCACCCTGTGGATGAAATAGTATGTTTTATATGTTCATACGTTTTTTCGAATTCGACTGCTAAATCAATGTCCAATGCTGTTACTCCTTTTGCAGCCCATGTGCTGAGCGAAACAATAACAGCCTTATATTGGATGCTGATAAATGGATGATGTTGGTTTGCTTCAGCAATTTGGCCGATTGCTGAAACAAACTGGATACCTTGCAGGTAATCTTTAAAAATATATTTCCTTTCAATCCATTTATCGTCTTTTACCTTCCAGTTTTGAAGTTTTGCACACTCCAATTGTATTTCTAAAGGGGTTAATGCTGTTAACATTCTTGACCTTCCTTTTGAAGCGGAAGTAAAGCTAATCCATTATTGATTAGGCGTTGAAGCTCTTTTGTTTTGCTGAGGTTGAGCAATTCTTGATGCACTTGTTCTGTTTCCATCGTTTGCACACCATGTCCACAGAACAACTCCAGAATTTCCATACGCAACAGCCATTCCTTTGGAAAAGAGCTTCTCAAATCTTGCAGAACTGTTTGGACAGTAACCATACTATTTTCATCCAGTGACTCTTTTTCACGAACTTCTCTAATTGTTTGGTACAGATTTTCTAATTCTGTTAACCGTCTTGGTGCTATTGATTCTTTTTTAGGTATTTCTTCTACACCGAAGAAGGCTTCTGCATCTGCAGCTCCTGGAAAAGCAGAAGTAACGGCTGATCCTACCGCCATGTCGAATACTCCCCAAGTCTCCTCAAATAACATTTGATCTCCTAAT
The DNA window shown above is from Neobacillus sp. WH10 and carries:
- a CDS encoding glutathione peroxidase, with protein sequence MKTVYDFQVKMSNGEKKSLHEYEGRPLIIVNTASKCGFTPQFKGLQNLYDTYKDQGLEILGFPCSQFNNQEFEQIEKTTEFCQINYGVTFPIFAKIDVNGPFSDPLFKYLKEQKTGLLSPRIKWNFTKFLVDRNGQVIKRYAPTADPSSMEDDLKKLLS
- a CDS encoding 4a-hydroxytetrahydrobiopterin dehydratase, whose protein sequence is MLTALTPLEIQLECAKLQNWKVKDDKWIERKYIFKDYLQGIQFVSAIGQIAEANQHHPFISIQYKAVIVSLSTWAAKGVTALDIDLAVEFEKTYEHIKHTISSTG